Within the Nocardia sp. XZ_19_385 genome, the region CGCTTTGAGGGAAGCCCACTGTGCGTAGGCTTTCGGCAGCATGTCATCGACGATGTGATCACGAACGTGCTCGAGGGTTGTGCCGTCATTGATCATCGGGGCATTGTGCGCCGCCTGGGGCCGTAGCCGGGCCGGACGCGCCGACTTCGGCTCAGCACCTGACCATGGGCGGTTGCGCCCATACCCACGACTCCAAAAAACTGACGCTGCCTGCGAACCACTGATACCCCCACAGGTCCGAGAGGCCACCGATAGGGGCGGGTTTTGCATCGATCCGCCCGGGTATCGACCGCATGCCGCTGATTGCCTGCGGTTAACCACTCCATTCGGATCAACGATGATCGTCAGAGGAGAGCACTAATGGCTGAACTCAGGAAGATCGCAGCTTTGTCCGCTATTGCCGCCAGTGTCCTGGCCGCCCCGCTCATCGCAAGCCAGCCTGCCCAGGCGGAGCCGATCGGTGGCTGGTGCCCGGCGAGTGTGATGACCTTCCACACCAACCCGCTGGGGATGAACACCGTCGCAGCCCAGGGCGGATTCAACGCCGACCTCGGCGGCTGCACCGGCACGCCGACCGGTGACGTCGCTTTCCGTAGTCAGTTCAACGGCAACGCCAGCTGCAACGACGCGCTCGGCAATCTCGAAGGCGCCCTGCACTGGGCCGACGGACAGACCAGCCGCGTCGCCGGTCAATGGCATGTACCGGGCGGCAATCCGGCCGCCGCCGTCACCAACGTACTCAACATCATGGACGGCCCCGGCGCCGGCGGGCGACTGCACGTGGATCAAGGTCCGGTAGACAGTGGGCCCCTGGTCAACGCGTGCTTGAACGGGACGATGCAAAACGGTCGAATCCCGATCACCAGCCTTCATTTCAGCTGAACTCGACCGGGGTGTGGTGCCCGAATCGCCCCACGCCCCGCTCGCGTAGCGGTACACACCGACTTCCGATCTTTCGCCCCGGCATCCCTCGAGGAGCATGACAGTGAGCCTGATCCTGTGCGCCCTACAAGACACCGTCCTCACCCAGGTCGTCGGCAACCCCGCCCCGGAAGCGCCGCCATTGGCCGACAAACTCCTGCAGATGGGCCGCTACTTCACCTGGCTGGTCCAGCTCTCCGGCATCACCGCCATCACCTATGGCGGCGGCCGCTTCGCCTGGGAGAAATGGAACGGCGGCAACCTGCAGTCACCGAAGATGATCGCGGGCGCCATGACCGGCGGCGCTGTCGCCACCAGCGCGGGCACCATCATGAACACCGTGGTCTAGAAACACTCACCGCCGGCACCGCCCAGGCGGCGTCACCTCGGGAGGTCGAATGTGCAGCACACGGTGCTTGCTCGCTATCTCGACCAGGCCTTAGCAATTTTCGCCTCTGGTCATCTGCCACGTCTCGCCGCGGTGGGATCGACACCTGGATAGCCCGAAACCGACTGGGGCTCATCGCGAGGCCGCACACAGGTGGCGAGCCAGATCAAGTCCGCGAGGCGTACGCACTGACCAGGATCCAGCAAGTCGCCCTGCCGGCCTTGACCCCGCGCATTGTCGAGTGAACAGCGCCGACGCAAACGCTTGCCAGCACGGAGACACACCCCGAGGTCAGCCCACAAGCGATCGAAAGTGGTTCCTACCCAAAGGAGTTCACATGATCGACCTACCATGCACGATCGGTGTCGAGTTCGAGAGCGGGCACCAGGACGGACCAATTCTGGTCGTGACCGGGGAGGTGGACATCAACACCGTCGCCGAGCTGTCCAACGCGCTCGCGACAGCCTTGGAAAGACATCCCAAACGGGTTGTGGTGGATGTGAGTGAGGTGTCCTTCATGGGTTCTGCCGGGGTCGTGGTGCTGGCGAGGGCTAATGCCGCGGCGTGGCCACACACGGACCTCGCCGTGGTGGCCGCGGGCCCTGCAGCGCGGCCGCTGCGGTTGACCGTTCGCGAGACCGGAATCGCGCTCTACCCACACCGGTCGATGGCCTTGGCCTGTACCCCCGCCCTCGCACGGGCCTAGATGGTGTGACCCGCGACCATTGGACAGGAAAGGGGCAGTGGTCCCAGTTCGGACCTCGATCATGCTGGAGTTCCCCAAAATTCGCGCATCTGCGCAGCACCGTTGCACTCAGCGCCGCCGCCGGAACCCCGAGCCCGACGGCACGTCGGGGAGGTGGTCACGTTTGGTCCACGTCCAGCCGGGCCGGGGTGACCACACACACACCGCCACCACACCACCGGACAGGGGAATATGTGGATCGGTTGGGAGGAGGTCGGCACCTACAGGCTGCTGAGCGAGATCCTCACCCGCTACAGCATCGCCGCCTTCTGCACGACGCAATCCTGTCGATTCTTACCGAGTTCGCGATTACGGGTCGCTACAACCACCTCGACAGCCTCGGGTCCTCGACCATCACCTCCAAAGACGCTGAGCAGGAGTGGGACAAGAGAGTCCTGCCGTTACTGGCCGAGAAACACCTCAATGGGTTGTGCAGGTACCGATCTCGCTGCTCCGCCACAACCGGGGCTGGGCCGACTGGACCTGCCTCCCGCCGTGACTGTGCCCGCAGCCACCGCGGCCGGCGTTGTAGCGGGCTTCTTCCGCAACGTGGCACGGATCCGGCAGCAAGCGCCTGATCAGGACCCTCGACTGGTCGTTCCGGACGAGGAGGTGATGCTGGGGTCGAGCATCGTTGGGGGCACTGCGTGACTGCCTGTCTCGCAGGACACGGATGCCGATGAACCCGTACAGCAGGCCGGTGCCGATCTCGGCGAGCGCACTCATCCAGGAGAACCAGGTGACGTTGGTGTGCGGCAACGAGATGTAGCTGTCTTGAAAATCGGCCCAGAACGTCGGCAGCAGGTGGGCGTAGGTGAAAGCCGCGCCGCAGATGATCCAGACCGTGGACACCGAAGCCGATCAAAAATGTCACCGCCGCCGACCGCAGGCCCCTTGCCGTATTTCGATGTACCTGCCCGGCCATTACGCACCTCGATCCCCTTCGCACAATATGAATATATTGTGTCGCGATATGAATGTATCGTGACACGGTATGGGCATATTGTCTATGGTGGATCCGTGCACCACACATCGCCGTTCCCGCTACCAGCGGCTCCGGACCCGTCGGCCGCCGACCGGATCCGCATCGCCGCGTTGAAATGTTTTGCCGCCGAAGGAGTCGCGGCGACCTCGCTGCGGCTGGTCGCCGAGAAGGCCGGGGTGTCGATCGGACTCGTACAACATCACTTCGGCGCCAAGGCCGGACTGGTTGTCGCTGTCGACGAGTACGTGCTGCAAACGGTCGCGACAGCAGTGGCCTCTCAGCCCCTGCCGTCACCACCGGATGATTCGCTCGGCGAACTCGGGCATCGGGTGACTTCGATCATGACCGACCACCCCGAGGTCGTCGATTACACCGCACGCGCGTTCGTCGACGGCGATACCATCGGTGCCACCATCTTCGACGGCCTGCTCAGCATCAGCACGACACAATGGGATCAATTCGACGAACACGGCCTGCTGCAACCCGGTATCGACCGCACCTGGGCAGCGCTACACCCACTGATCCTGGTCATCGGCACGGCCCTATTGCGGAAACAGATCGACCGCCACCTCCCCGAGCCCCTCACCACGCCAACACAATTGCACCTCTGGGACGACGCGGTCGCCCAACTTCTGCGCAGCGGACTCTTCGCGAACTCGTCATCGTTCGCCGGCTCGCGGCGGAACACCAATGCTGACACACACGGTCCACCCCGAGGGTCGGACGCGTTGTGATCATCCAGTCTCCAATACACGTCAGCCGCGCGGATGCCTGGAGTTTCCGCGCCTGAAATCCGTTGGCTGATTGCAGTATTCGGCGGTGGACTGGGAGCGACTGCAGGCGCCGGAAGAATACGCTGTGGCGCCAGCGCAACGTCTCCGGCGGCACGGCGAGGGTGATGTCGGGTAGCGGTCGAGGAGGTGGGTGAGTGCGGTGGTGGCTTCGAAGCGGGCCAGGCGGGCGCCGAGACAGTGGCGGATCCCGGCGCCGAACCAGGTGCCCCGACATCCACGGCCGTGCTGGCCTGGTTGCTACTCGGCCAGTCACTGGCGACGGCCTGGTCGCCAGGACCTCCTACCCAGAGGTGCCGCCGCGCGTGGAGTACGCCCTCACGCCGCTGGGTGAGGGTTTGCTCGAAATCGTGGCCGCACTGGTCGATTGGGCTTCCGAGCATCACGAGGAGATGGAGCGCAGCCGTTCGGCATCAGCCGACGGCACGGAGCAGTGACTGTTGCATTCCGGCACCTCGAGATCAACTGCCAGTTGTAGGAGGGCAGAACGTTGGTGACTCCAACTCGCGATACTGACGGGAGCGCGCCCCGAGACATCAAGAGCCCCGCGACACAGATCCGTTCCCTATCATCGTGGGCGAGTGCGGAATACAAGGCGCTGGGCCCCGCGTCGCCGCTCAGTGTCGAAAGTCCGAACTCGGACGCCATCGGTTCCAGACGAACAGATTCTAAATCCGAGCCCTGCGAGCGAGTCCTTGTGCAGATCACATGCTTTGGTGTGCTTTCTCGTAGGCCGCGACCAGTTCGGTCGAGATGCGCCCACGGCTGGAAACATCATGGCCGTGCTGGCGTGCCCAAGCGCGGATTTTCGCGCTCTGTTCCCGGTCGACGGGTGGTCGCGGCGCGCCGCTCTTGCTGCGCGGTGCGCGGCCGACTTTGCGGGCGTGTGGTGTCCACTGTTCGAAAACGGCGCGCAGTTGTTTGGCATTGAGGGTCGACAGGTCGATCTCGTAGGCGGCACCGTCTAGAGCGAACGACACGGTCTCATCGGCGCTGGATTCGCCGTCATGGTCGTCGACCAGTGTTACTACGACTTTGCGGGCCATGCGGTGTCCCTTCGAGGTGTACGAACCTTGGAGAACGAACGGTAGTGCCGCCCGAAGAGGAGGGCAAAACCGGACCGGTGAGTGACCTCGAAGGCTTCGAAACTTGTTAACAGTGGCACTGTGATCACCGTTCCGAAACGGTTCGGTCCGCAGATCGGCGGAGTGCTCGGTGCGCTGCGTTGGCTCCGCACATGCCGTGCGCTCCTGGGCCTGGCGGGGTGGCCGCGGAGCAGAGATAGTGTCCGGGTATTCCGAGGTCGTAGGGGTGCGGGGTTTTGCGTGGTCCGAAGACGAGTTGGGAGATGGTCTTGGCACCGGTCATGATGTTGCCGCCGACGTAGTTGGCGTTGTAGGTGGCGAATTCGGGTGTGGTGGTGACGCTGGTGCCGATGATGCGGTCGCGGAATCCGGGCGCGAAGCGTTCGATTTGGGCGATGATCGCGGCGGTCGCGTCGCCGGTGTAGCTGTGGGGGACATGGGCGTAGGACCAGATGGGGTGCACATTGCCGACCGAGCGCTGGGGGTCGGCGAGGTATTGCTGGCCGACGAGGACGAAGGGTCGTTGAGGCATTCGTCCGTGATGGATGTCGCGTTCGGTGGCCGCGATTTCGGCGAAGGTGCCGCCGAGGTGCACCGTGCCGGCGTGCTGTGCGCGTTCGGCGCGCCAGGGGATACCGCCTTCGACGGCGAAATCGACTTTGAACGCGCCCGGACCGTAACGGAAACGACTGTATGCCTTGATGATTCGAGGTGGTAGGTGATCGCAGAGGATTTCGGCGACCGCTGTAGGGGTGGTGTCCCACATCGTGATGTCCGCGGGCGGTAGGTCGCCGGCGGCTTGTATGTGGATGCCTGTTTCGATCTTGCCGCCGAGTTCGCCGAGGGCGGCGGCCATCGCGTCGGTGATCCGTTGGGAGCCGCCGGTTGCGACGGCCCAGCCGTAGGTGTGACCCGCGGTGAGGATCCCCAGACCGATACTCGCGCTGAGTGGATGGTGCAGCGGGTGGAACGCGTGGGCGGCGACGCCGCCGAAAAGCCC harbors:
- a CDS encoding STAS domain-containing protein; protein product: MIDLPCTIGVEFESGHQDGPILVVTGEVDINTVAELSNALATALERHPKRVVVDVSEVSFMGSAGVVVLARANAAAWPHTDLAVVAAGPAARPLRLTVRETGIALYPHRSMALACTPALARA
- a CDS encoding TetR/AcrR family transcriptional regulator, which codes for MHHTSPFPLPAAPDPSAADRIRIAALKCFAAEGVAATSLRLVAEKAGVSIGLVQHHFGAKAGLVVAVDEYVLQTVATAVASQPLPSPPDDSLGELGHRVTSIMTDHPEVVDYTARAFVDGDTIGATIFDGLLSISTTQWDQFDEHGLLQPGIDRTWAALHPLILVIGTALLRKQIDRHLPEPLTTPTQLHLWDDAVAQLLRSGLFANSSSFAGSRRNTNADTHGPPRGSDAL
- a CDS encoding helix-turn-helix domain-containing protein; the encoded protein is MRWWLRSGPGGRRDSGGSRRRTRCPDIHGRAGLVATRPVTGDGLVARTSYPEVPPRVEYALTPLGEGLLEIVAALVDWASEHHEEMERSRSASADGTEQ
- a CDS encoding Lsr2 family protein, whose product is MARKVVVTLVDDHDGESSADETVSFALDGAAYEIDLSTLNAKQLRAVFEQWTPHARKVGRAPRSKSGAPRPPVDREQSAKIRAWARQHGHDVSSRGRISTELVAAYEKAHQSM
- a CDS encoding NAD(P)/FAD-dependent oxidoreductase is translated as MSTALVVGSGPNGLAAAITLARAGHEVTVLERAEEIGGGTRTSEAILPGLLHDHCSAIHPMAVGSPFLRSLDLQRHGLRWAWPEVDCAHPLDDGTAGILLRSVEETATGLGVDARAWRLLFERTTTNYDRLNTDIMQPLLRVPRHPLLLARFGIPALAPAAVLAKMFGTEQAAGLFGGVAAHAFHPLHHPLSASIGLGILTAGHTYGWAVATGGSQRITDAMAAALGELGGKIETGIHIQAAGDLPPADITMWDTTPTAVAEILCDHLPPRIIKAYSRFRYGPGAFKVDFAVEGGIPWRAERAQHAGTVHLGGTFAEIAATERDIHHGRMPQRPFVLVGQQYLADPQRSVGNVHPIWSYAHVPHSYTGDATAAIIAQIERFAPGFRDRIIGTSVTTTPEFATYNANYVGGNIMTGAKTISQLVFGPRKTPHPYDLGIPGHYLCSAATPPGPGAHGMCGANAAHRALRRSADRTVSER